The proteins below are encoded in one region of Geomonas ferrireducens:
- a CDS encoding FAD-binding protein: MTDAVKPPKKPRGKAQLLENKCIACGARCQSACPVDAIQMNDAGEPIIDPSRCIGCVKCVKVCPVQAIEMAFTPEELRILQELAAASGGEAVEEDPEEAALKKKLAAYRGVWVFIEQTEGEAAKVSWELLGKGKELAQARKAPLCAVVMGDNVEKLCAEAFGYGAETVYLMDAPVLRHYRTEAYQKSLCALVEKYKPEVILMGATGLGRDLAGVVATILATGLTADCTGLSVDDKGNLMQTRPAFGGNIMATIVCDKFRPQMSTVRPHVMPMPEFDPQAKGEIVREPVPIAENDVQVKVLDILMDGGGSKVDIAGAEFIVSGGRGMMAKENFSMLEELAEVLGGVVGASRSAVDAGWMPPDRQVGQTGKTVRPKVYIACGISGAIQHLVGMQDSDVVIAINRDADAPIFEVASYGIVGDLFKVIPALTQKLRTLKAARSGAK; this comes from the coding sequence ATGACCGATGCTGTGAAACCACCGAAAAAACCGCGCGGCAAGGCGCAGCTTTTGGAGAACAAGTGCATAGCCTGCGGCGCCCGCTGCCAGAGCGCCTGTCCGGTTGACGCGATCCAGATGAACGACGCGGGCGAGCCGATCATCGACCCCTCGCGCTGTATCGGCTGTGTGAAATGCGTGAAGGTCTGCCCCGTGCAGGCGATCGAGATGGCCTTCACCCCGGAGGAGCTGCGCATCCTTCAGGAACTCGCCGCCGCTTCCGGTGGAGAGGCCGTGGAGGAGGACCCCGAGGAGGCGGCACTCAAGAAGAAGCTCGCCGCCTACCGCGGCGTCTGGGTCTTCATCGAGCAGACCGAAGGGGAGGCCGCCAAGGTCTCCTGGGAGCTCCTGGGGAAAGGAAAAGAGCTCGCCCAGGCGAGGAAAGCGCCGCTTTGCGCCGTGGTCATGGGCGACAACGTGGAGAAGCTTTGCGCCGAGGCGTTCGGCTACGGCGCCGAGACCGTCTACCTCATGGACGCGCCGGTACTGCGCCACTACCGCACCGAGGCGTACCAGAAGAGCCTCTGCGCCCTGGTGGAGAAGTACAAGCCGGAGGTGATCCTCATGGGCGCCACCGGTCTCGGGCGTGATCTCGCCGGCGTTGTCGCCACCATCCTCGCCACCGGGCTCACCGCAGACTGCACAGGCCTCTCCGTCGACGACAAGGGGAACCTGATGCAGACCCGTCCCGCGTTCGGCGGCAACATCATGGCCACCATCGTCTGCGACAAGTTCCGCCCCCAGATGTCCACGGTCAGGCCGCACGTCATGCCGATGCCGGAGTTCGACCCGCAGGCCAAAGGAGAGATCGTGCGCGAGCCGGTGCCGATCGCCGAGAATGACGTCCAGGTGAAGGTGCTCGACATCCTCATGGACGGCGGCGGCTCCAAGGTGGACATCGCCGGCGCCGAGTTCATCGTCTCGGGCGGGCGCGGCATGATGGCCAAGGAGAACTTCTCCATGCTCGAGGAACTCGCCGAGGTCCTCGGCGGCGTGGTCGGCGCTTCCAGGAGCGCGGTCGATGCCGGGTGGATGCCGCCGGACCGCCAGGTGGGTCAGACCGGTAAGACGGTGCGTCCGAAGGTGTACATCGCCTGCGGCATCTCCGGTGCCATCCAGCACCTGGTCGGGATGCAGGACTCGGACGTGGTTATCGCCATCAACCGCGACGCCGACGCCCCCATCTTCGAGGTGGCGAGCTACGGCATCGTAGGCGACCTCTTCAAGGTGATCCCCGCACTCACGCAGAAGCTGAGGACGCTGAAGGCGGCCCGTTCCGGGGCCAAGTAG
- the galU gene encoding UTP--glucose-1-phosphate uridylyltransferase GalU, whose product MRVKKAVFPVAGLGTRFLPATKSTPKEMLPLIDKPLVQYVVEEAVASGIEQILFVTGRGKRAIEDHFDISFELESLLYEKGKDHELQQVREIAEMANIFFVRQKEALGLGHAILCAKEFVGDEPFAVLLGDDIIDAQQPCLSQLLETYESYRSPVLALEQVPMETISSYGCVRANHLANRAYEVLDLVEKPPVAEAPSDLAIIGRYILTPGIFPILETQEPGKGGEIQLTDAIKTLSRQEPIYGCRFDGIRHDCGDKLGFLKATVDMALKRDEFNGDFEAFLRQRLGC is encoded by the coding sequence ATGCGCGTTAAAAAGGCCGTTTTCCCGGTCGCGGGGCTTGGCACCCGCTTCCTGCCGGCCACCAAGTCAACACCCAAGGAAATGCTTCCGCTCATCGACAAGCCGCTCGTCCAGTACGTAGTGGAGGAGGCGGTCGCCTCGGGGATCGAGCAGATCCTCTTCGTCACCGGCCGCGGCAAGAGGGCCATCGAGGACCACTTCGACATCTCCTTCGAGCTTGAGTCGCTGCTCTACGAGAAGGGGAAGGATCACGAGCTGCAGCAGGTGCGCGAGATCGCCGAGATGGCGAACATCTTCTTCGTGCGGCAGAAGGAGGCGCTGGGGCTTGGCCACGCCATCCTCTGCGCCAAGGAGTTCGTCGGTGACGAGCCGTTCGCCGTGCTTCTCGGTGACGACATCATCGACGCTCAGCAGCCCTGCCTCTCCCAGCTCCTCGAGACCTACGAGAGCTACCGCTCCCCGGTCCTCGCCCTGGAGCAGGTACCCATGGAGACCATCTCCTCCTACGGCTGCGTGCGGGCGAACCACCTGGCGAACCGTGCCTACGAGGTGCTCGACCTGGTGGAGAAGCCGCCGGTCGCCGAGGCGCCTTCGGATCTCGCCATCATCGGCCGCTATATCCTGACACCGGGGATCTTCCCGATCCTTGAGACCCAGGAGCCGGGTAAGGGTGGCGAGATACAGCTCACCGACGCCATCAAGACGCTGTCGCGCCAGGAGCCGATCTACGGCTGCCGCTTCGACGGGATCCGCCACGACTGCGGCGACAAGCTCGGGTTTTTGAAGGCGACGGTGGATATGGCGCTGAAGCGCGATGAATTCAACGGGGATTTCGAGGCGTTCTTGAGGCAGCGACTGGGCTGCTAG
- a CDS encoding heterodisulfide reductase-related iron-sulfur binding cluster has translation MQTAIFTTLLVASLLFFGWSVYRRLSLVLLGLPEERFDQPGRRLSEMFLYAFGQLRVIKKPFGLNHFVIFWSFVILAIANGEFLVNGVFPSVSLALLPEGLHRALLIAFDVVSLLTLFAIVLSFVRRIVVRPPQLDSLYVKGRSPEAFAILAFIALLMLAYFGMHGAIIAQGREAAASAMPVSTVVAAWLTHAGVDLTLVERVSWWVHALVLIAFICFLPLSKHMHILTAIPNCYFGALEWPATQPRETFEKGAVYGVGSVERFTWKDLFDSFSCTECGRCQSACPASITGKPLNPRQIVHAIKTNLLENGPALKEGRKGTLPLIGNEGEGTNTEDAIWSCTTCGACMEACPVLIEQMPKIVKMRRHLVETESKFPEELLNLFENMEQRSNPWGIAPGERAKWVSTLPVKPFVAGETEYLLYVGCAGSFDSRAKQVTVALATVLNAAGVSWGILGKDEKCCGDSLRRLGNEYLFDKMAKENAEIFRERGVAKVITLCPHCLTTLKNDYRQYGLELEVVHQSELIADLIKKGRIKLDGSEKSLGKIAYHDPCYLGRHNDIFEAPRTVVQAVTGSAPQEAERHGRNSFCCGAGGGRMWMEEFIGDRVNHTRVDELLAEKPDTVCVACPYCMTMMEDGLKDRGAGEVKVRDVVEVLAEGLLHKKG, from the coding sequence ATGCAAACCGCCATCTTCACGACGCTTCTGGTCGCCTCGCTCCTGTTTTTCGGCTGGAGCGTCTACCGCCGCTTGTCGCTGGTCCTTCTGGGACTGCCCGAGGAGAGGTTCGACCAGCCGGGGCGCCGCCTTTCCGAGATGTTCCTCTACGCCTTCGGGCAGCTGCGCGTCATCAAGAAGCCCTTCGGCCTGAACCACTTCGTCATCTTCTGGTCCTTCGTGATCCTCGCCATCGCGAACGGCGAGTTCCTGGTGAACGGGGTCTTCCCGTCGGTGAGCCTCGCCCTTTTGCCGGAAGGGTTGCACCGGGCGCTCCTCATCGCCTTCGACGTGGTGTCGCTTCTGACCCTCTTCGCCATCGTCCTCTCCTTCGTGCGCAGGATCGTGGTGAGGCCGCCGCAGCTTGACAGCCTGTACGTTAAGGGGAGAAGTCCCGAGGCGTTCGCCATCCTCGCCTTCATCGCGCTTTTGATGCTCGCCTACTTCGGGATGCACGGCGCCATCATCGCGCAGGGTAGGGAGGCCGCCGCTTCCGCCATGCCGGTATCCACCGTGGTGGCCGCCTGGCTCACCCATGCCGGCGTCGATCTTACCCTCGTGGAGCGCGTCTCCTGGTGGGTGCACGCCCTCGTGCTGATAGCCTTCATCTGCTTCCTGCCGCTTTCCAAGCACATGCACATCCTGACCGCGATCCCCAACTGCTATTTCGGGGCGCTCGAGTGGCCCGCCACGCAGCCGCGCGAGACCTTCGAGAAGGGGGCGGTCTACGGCGTCGGTAGCGTGGAGCGCTTCACCTGGAAGGACCTCTTCGACTCCTTCTCCTGCACCGAGTGCGGCCGCTGCCAGTCCGCCTGTCCGGCCTCCATCACCGGTAAGCCGCTGAACCCGCGCCAGATCGTGCACGCCATCAAGACGAACCTTTTGGAGAACGGTCCCGCGCTTAAGGAAGGGAGAAAAGGGACGCTGCCGCTCATCGGCAACGAAGGAGAGGGGACCAACACCGAGGACGCCATCTGGTCCTGCACCACCTGCGGCGCCTGCATGGAGGCATGCCCGGTACTCATCGAGCAGATGCCTAAGATCGTCAAGATGCGCCGCCACCTGGTGGAGACCGAGTCGAAGTTCCCCGAGGAGCTTTTGAACCTCTTCGAGAACATGGAGCAGCGCTCCAACCCCTGGGGGATCGCCCCGGGCGAGCGCGCGAAGTGGGTCTCCACCCTTCCCGTGAAGCCGTTTGTCGCGGGTGAGACCGAATACCTCCTCTACGTCGGCTGCGCCGGCTCCTTCGATTCCCGCGCCAAACAGGTGACCGTGGCGCTCGCCACCGTCCTGAACGCGGCCGGGGTCTCCTGGGGGATCCTCGGCAAGGACGAGAAGTGCTGCGGCGATTCGCTGAGACGCCTCGGCAACGAGTACCTCTTCGACAAGATGGCCAAGGAGAACGCGGAGATCTTCCGCGAGCGCGGCGTCGCCAAGGTGATCACGCTCTGCCCGCACTGCCTGACCACGCTGAAAAACGATTACCGCCAGTACGGCCTCGAGCTCGAGGTGGTGCACCAGAGCGAACTGATCGCCGACCTGATCAAGAAGGGGCGCATCAAGCTCGACGGCAGCGAGAAGAGCCTCGGCAAAATCGCCTACCACGACCCATGCTACTTAGGGCGCCACAACGACATCTTCGAGGCGCCGCGCACCGTGGTCCAGGCCGTCACCGGCAGCGCACCGCAGGAGGCCGAGCGCCACGGCCGCAACTCGTTCTGCTGCGGCGCGGGCGGCGGGCGCATGTGGATGGAGGAGTTCATCGGCGACAGGGTGAACCACACCCGCGTGGACGAACTCCTGGCCGAAAAGCCGGACACCGTCTGCGTCGCCTGCCCTTACTGCATGACCATGATGGAGGACGGCCTGAAGGACCGCGGCGCCGGAGAGGTCAAGGTGCGGGACGTGGTCGAGGTGCTCGCCGAAGGGCTCTTGCACAAAAAGGGTTGA
- a CDS encoding type 1 glutamine amidotransferase, whose translation MFLIVQNDPNCPAGMLHQVLDAARVPFRTVCAFAGDPIPDPAGLTAAVVLGGEMGAHDTERHPHLSRVVAFMREAVAAGLPLLGICLGGQLLSHACGGTVSSPSPHGERGIHRVDLNAAGAADPLFAGVTNPFVTFQLHNDSFTTPPGATLLASSPACPAQAFRLPGRIYGVQFHPEVDRSIVDLWDGFFTPRADHLSGFIAAEETFNTASRTILANFVSLSLSPAQP comes from the coding sequence ATGTTCCTCATCGTGCAGAACGATCCCAATTGTCCGGCAGGCATGCTGCACCAGGTCCTGGATGCGGCGCGCGTCCCTTTCCGCACCGTTTGCGCCTTCGCGGGGGACCCGATCCCCGACCCTGCAGGCCTAACGGCGGCGGTGGTGCTCGGGGGTGAGATGGGTGCGCACGACACGGAGCGGCACCCGCACCTCTCTCGCGTCGTCGCTTTCATGCGGGAGGCCGTCGCCGCGGGGCTGCCGCTGCTCGGCATCTGCCTCGGCGGACAGCTTCTCTCGCACGCCTGCGGCGGCACGGTGAGTTCCCCATCACCCCACGGGGAACGCGGCATACACCGCGTCGACCTCAACGCTGCGGGCGCTGCCGACCCACTCTTTGCCGGCGTAACCAATCCCTTCGTCACCTTCCAACTGCACAACGACAGCTTCACCACACCCCCCGGGGCGACTCTGCTCGCCTCTTCCCCAGCCTGCCCTGCGCAGGCCTTCCGCCTCCCCGGGCGCATCTACGGGGTGCAGTTTCACCCCGAGGTGGACCGCTCCATCGTGGACCTTTGGGACGGCTTCTTCACCCCGCGCGCCGACCACCTCTCCGGCTTCATCGCCGCAGAAGAGACCTTCAACACAGCCTCCCGTACCATCCTCGCCAATTTCGTATCACTCTCGCTCTCCCCTGCACAACCTTGA
- a CDS encoding TonB family protein, producing MSDRYVEKNFLYLLLLSLLCHLAVYLVITLIPPGQDKRPPEATMVDLTDLPELPPQPKPEIKPQPKPDIKRYSETPQRVVREMAPKARDAVDRILPQRNSAPPQPNRPSQATREPSYPAPQPSREQAAPGQGIFKPKGGPVDRAKLFPSATRLARLEESYREKYRSEVEEGDTRFLNTDDIQFGSFLRRLETSIYGVWHYPQAAIMRGIEGTTPVRITFNRKGEITRVDMLESSGSKILDDEVLRTLNAIGPIGSFPKGYTGESFKLIAFFHYGSGSGRLH from the coding sequence ATGTCAGATAGATACGTCGAGAAAAACTTCCTTTACCTGCTGCTGCTCTCGCTGCTGTGCCATCTGGCGGTATATCTTGTTATCACGTTAATCCCCCCCGGACAAGACAAAAGGCCCCCGGAAGCGACCATGGTCGACCTGACCGACCTTCCGGAGCTCCCTCCCCAGCCGAAACCGGAGATCAAGCCGCAGCCCAAACCCGATATCAAGAGGTACTCGGAAACCCCGCAGCGCGTCGTCAGGGAGATGGCCCCGAAGGCGAGAGACGCGGTGGACCGGATACTGCCGCAAAGAAACAGCGCTCCGCCTCAGCCGAACCGTCCTTCCCAGGCAACGCGTGAGCCGTCCTACCCGGCGCCCCAGCCGTCCAGGGAACAGGCGGCACCGGGCCAGGGGATCTTCAAGCCCAAAGGCGGCCCGGTGGACCGCGCTAAGCTCTTCCCGAGCGCGACCCGGCTGGCGCGCCTGGAGGAGAGCTACCGCGAGAAGTACCGCAGCGAAGTCGAGGAAGGCGATACCCGCTTCCTGAACACCGACGACATCCAGTTCGGCTCGTTCCTACGCCGGCTGGAGACATCCATCTATGGCGTCTGGCACTACCCGCAGGCGGCGATCATGCGCGGCATCGAGGGGACGACGCCGGTCAGGATCACCTTCAACCGCAAGGGAGAGATCACCCGCGTCGACATGCTGGAAAGTTCCGGGAGCAAGATCCTGGACGACGAGGTGCTGCGCACCCTAAACGCCATCGGGCCGATCGGCTCCTTTCCCAAGGGGTACACCGGCGAAAGCTTCAAGCTGATCGCCTTCTTCCACTACGGCAGCGGCAGCGGCCGGCTGCACTAG
- a CDS encoding electron transfer flavoprotein subunit beta/FixA family protein, translated as MLVVVCVKQVPDTTQVQIDPVTNTLIREGVPFIVNPYDTHAVEQALRFKDRYGCRVVAISMGPPNAEATLRKALAQGADRAVLLSDRVFGGADTLATSKVLAAAIERLAKEDEVGVVICGKQTIDGDTAQVGPGIATRLDFAQLTLVDRVDELDLSARRIKVSRKLEGRHEHVEAPLPVLLTVVRELNRPRYPTVAMRLESADAQVEVWDNSVLGLDVNTIGLKGSPTWVSRIFSPERAKGEMLGDGAHDPEGAAQILIDKMIEKDLLAL; from the coding sequence ATGCTCGTAGTGGTGTGCGTCAAGCAGGTCCCAGATACCACGCAGGTACAGATCGATCCAGTCACCAACACCCTCATCCGTGAGGGCGTTCCCTTCATCGTGAACCCCTACGATACCCACGCCGTGGAACAGGCGCTCCGCTTCAAGGACCGTTACGGCTGCCGCGTGGTCGCCATCTCCATGGGCCCCCCCAACGCCGAAGCGACGCTCAGAAAGGCGCTCGCCCAAGGTGCGGACCGGGCCGTGCTCCTCTCCGACCGGGTCTTCGGCGGCGCCGACACGCTCGCCACGAGCAAGGTGCTCGCCGCTGCCATCGAGCGCCTGGCCAAGGAGGACGAGGTAGGTGTGGTGATCTGCGGCAAGCAGACCATCGACGGCGACACCGCCCAGGTCGGTCCCGGCATCGCCACGCGCCTCGACTTCGCCCAGCTCACCCTGGTGGACCGGGTCGACGAGCTCGACCTCTCCGCCCGCAGGATCAAGGTGAGCCGCAAGCTCGAGGGGCGCCACGAGCACGTCGAGGCACCGCTTCCGGTGCTCCTCACCGTGGTGCGCGAGCTGAACCGTCCCCGCTACCCGACCGTTGCCATGCGTCTCGAGTCCGCCGACGCGCAGGTGGAGGTGTGGGACAACAGCGTGCTCGGGCTCGACGTGAACACCATAGGCCTCAAGGGCTCCCCGACATGGGTGAGCCGCATCTTCTCCCCCGAGAGGGCAAAAGGGGAGATGCTCGGGGACGGTGCGCATGACCCGGAAGGGGCGGCCCAAATCCTCATCGACAAGATGATCGAGAAGGATCTCTTAGCGCTTTAA
- a CDS encoding response regulator: MKLPGQHCLKSRLITLLLLGNGMLLLGLAAGCLCYRLLIPTTLRLPGTDAPLILFASLQFIFALCGLAALSGLLSQRIDRLISDPIRRLTEKMELVSASQDYRVRVDPEVASGDELGLLFACFNNMLAEISVRDERLALHSEELKLEVAERTSELRSVNEQLEESLKSVRHAMQSAQSASRAKSDFLAQMSHEIRTPMYGVLGMTELLLGTGLTKEQVRYVETVRRSGEALLSIINNILDFSKIEAGRMELENIPFDLPQLASDAVAIFAEDAARKSLELSLELEPGLPRMFIGDPGRLRQVMVNLLGNAVKFTPRGWVRLTLSLAEEPALVRVSVEDTGIGIPTEARERIFHQFAQGDESMTRKYGGTGLGLAIARQLTELMGGALEVESAPGEGARFSFTARLQLHEESSRAERCCAALRGKRVLLVSDAPRLSEAVTEQLASWGVDLESVGDAPGALCRLVAAPFDLALIDREVAGSGALELACAIRALPEGRSVRLLLLDENEELAGDPRLAGVEASCYPRGGVRKEGLYGAVVAALGMDEDERLDAGCCGATPPRLHRVLLVEDNVVNQEVGKGMLESLGCRVKVVEDGLTAVEEVQRCSYDVVFMDCQMPVMDGLEATRRIREREAETGGRVPIVALTAHAMKGDREACLEAGADDYISKPFSREQVARAIERLLRVTAQPNGETQEAEVISRDRMSGALAMIRTLPGNRGKEVLRKVVDLYLASTPALLKTMREAESGGDAEKLKAAAHSFKSSSANLGALRLAGVCRELERLGRAGSTEGALPLLHQAEEEYRLVRDALKGGPLC; the protein is encoded by the coding sequence GTGAAGCTTCCAGGTCAACACTGCCTTAAGTCCAGACTGATCACACTGCTTCTCCTCGGCAACGGGATGCTCCTGCTCGGGCTCGCCGCGGGGTGCCTCTGCTACCGCCTCCTGATCCCCACCACTTTGCGCCTTCCCGGTACCGATGCGCCGCTTATACTCTTCGCCTCCTTGCAGTTCATCTTCGCGCTCTGCGGCCTGGCCGCGCTCTCAGGGCTCCTCTCCCAGCGCATAGACCGGCTCATCTCGGACCCGATCCGCCGGCTCACCGAGAAGATGGAGCTCGTCTCGGCAAGCCAGGATTACCGCGTGCGCGTCGACCCCGAGGTGGCGTCGGGGGACGAGCTCGGCCTTCTTTTCGCCTGCTTCAACAACATGCTGGCCGAGATCTCGGTGCGCGACGAGCGGCTCGCGCTGCATTCGGAGGAGCTGAAACTTGAGGTGGCCGAGCGGACCAGCGAGCTGCGCAGCGTGAACGAGCAGCTCGAGGAGAGCCTCAAAAGCGTGCGCCACGCCATGCAGTCGGCTCAGTCGGCAAGCCGCGCCAAGTCCGACTTCCTGGCCCAGATGAGCCACGAGATCAGGACCCCGATGTACGGGGTGCTCGGCATGACGGAACTCCTCCTAGGAACCGGCCTCACCAAAGAGCAGGTGCGCTACGTGGAGACGGTACGCCGCTCGGGCGAGGCGCTTCTTTCCATCATCAACAACATCCTCGATTTCTCGAAGATCGAGGCGGGGCGCATGGAGCTCGAGAACATCCCCTTCGACCTCCCGCAGCTGGCCTCCGACGCGGTGGCGATCTTCGCCGAGGACGCGGCGCGGAAAAGCCTCGAGCTATCCCTGGAGCTGGAGCCGGGGCTCCCCCGGATGTTCATCGGTGACCCCGGGAGGCTGCGCCAGGTGATGGTGAACCTCCTCGGCAACGCGGTGAAGTTCACCCCGCGGGGGTGGGTCCGCCTGACCCTCTCCCTCGCCGAGGAGCCGGCCCTCGTGCGCGTGAGCGTGGAGGATACCGGCATCGGCATCCCGACCGAGGCACGCGAGCGCATCTTCCACCAGTTCGCCCAGGGGGACGAGTCGATGACCCGCAAGTACGGCGGTACGGGCTTGGGGCTCGCCATCGCCCGGCAGCTGACCGAGCTCATGGGAGGGGCGCTCGAGGTCGAGAGTGCGCCGGGGGAAGGGGCGCGTTTCAGCTTCACGGCCCGTCTGCAGCTCCACGAGGAGTCCTCGCGCGCCGAGCGCTGCTGTGCTGCGCTGCGCGGCAAGAGGGTGCTCTTGGTGAGCGACGCCCCGCGGCTAAGCGAAGCGGTGACCGAGCAGCTTGCCTCGTGGGGGGTGGACCTGGAGAGCGTGGGAGATGCGCCCGGGGCGCTCTGCCGCCTGGTGGCCGCCCCCTTCGACCTCGCCCTGATCGATCGGGAGGTGGCGGGAAGCGGCGCACTGGAACTCGCCTGTGCCATCCGGGCCCTGCCGGAGGGGCGTTCCGTGCGTCTTCTTCTCCTCGATGAAAACGAGGAACTGGCAGGGGACCCGCGTCTTGCCGGGGTGGAGGCGAGCTGTTACCCTCGCGGCGGCGTACGCAAGGAAGGGCTTTACGGCGCAGTGGTGGCGGCGCTCGGGATGGATGAGGATGAGCGCCTTGACGCGGGATGCTGCGGGGCGACCCCGCCGCGCCTGCACCGGGTGCTCCTCGTCGAGGACAACGTGGTGAACCAGGAGGTGGGGAAGGGGATGCTGGAGAGCCTCGGGTGCCGGGTGAAGGTGGTCGAAGACGGGCTCACCGCCGTGGAAGAGGTGCAGCGCTGCAGCTACGACGTGGTCTTCATGGATTGCCAGATGCCGGTCATGGACGGGCTGGAGGCGACCCGGCGCATCAGGGAGCGCGAGGCCGAAACGGGGGGGCGGGTCCCGATCGTGGCCCTCACCGCACATGCCATGAAGGGGGACCGCGAAGCATGCCTTGAGGCCGGTGCGGACGACTACATCTCCAAGCCGTTCAGCCGCGAGCAGGTTGCCCGGGCGATTGAGCGGCTCTTGCGGGTGACGGCGCAGCCCAATGGGGAAACGCAGGAGGCCGAGGTGATCTCCCGCGACAGGATGAGCGGCGCCCTCGCCATGATCAGGACCCTGCCCGGCAATCGCGGCAAGGAGGTGCTGCGCAAGGTGGTGGACCTCTACCTCGCCAGCACGCCGGCGCTGTTAAAGACCATGCGTGAAGCGGAGTCCGGGGGGGATGCGGAGAAACTGAAGGCGGCGGCGCACAGCTTCAAGTCCTCGAGCGCCAATCTCGGCGCCTTGCGCCTGGCCGGGGTCTGCAGGGAACTGGAGCGATTGGGACGTGCCGGCTCGACCGAAGGGGCGCTTCCGCTTTTGCACCAAGCCGAGGAGGAGTATCGGCTCGTCCGCGACGCGCTCAAGGGAGGACCGCTATGCTGA
- a CDS encoding CapA family protein, translating to MTIAAVGDIMMGTDYPTPRLPPRGGRDLFAAAAPFLKRADLALGNLEGPLTTAQLPGKEPLPGRRYLFRTPPSYVRNLKEAGFSMVSLANNHARDFGPEGLVETRRALEEAGILFSSKKGEVARFEVRGVKVAVISLSYGPAPRSIVFPAQPLQEIAREARENDIVILSVHAGAEGRGALHVSPGMERFLDESRGDLVGFAHDAIDRGADLVLAHGPHVPRGLELYRGRLIAYSLGNFATCGGVSVAGESGYAPLITAELAADGSFVAGSIESFRQSFGTGPRPDPKRRALRLMRRLSAEDFPDSPIVFGERGALGVRR from the coding sequence GTGACCATTGCCGCGGTCGGCGACATCATGATGGGCACCGACTACCCGACCCCGAGGCTCCCGCCGCGCGGCGGCCGGGACCTCTTCGCCGCGGCCGCGCCGTTTTTGAAGCGCGCCGACCTCGCCCTCGGAAACCTCGAGGGACCGCTCACCACGGCGCAACTCCCTGGAAAAGAGCCCCTTCCCGGGCGCCGCTACCTCTTTCGCACTCCCCCCTCGTACGTTCGCAACCTGAAAGAAGCAGGCTTCTCCATGGTCTCGCTCGCCAACAACCACGCCCGCGACTTCGGGCCGGAGGGGCTCGTCGAGACGAGGCGCGCCCTCGAGGAGGCGGGGATCCTTTTCTCCAGCAAGAAGGGAGAGGTGGCCCGCTTCGAAGTGCGCGGCGTGAAGGTCGCCGTGATCTCCCTCTCCTACGGCCCGGCGCCGCGCTCCATCGTCTTCCCGGCACAACCCCTGCAGGAGATCGCCCGCGAGGCGCGGGAGAACGACATCGTCATCCTCTCCGTCCACGCCGGCGCCGAGGGGCGCGGGGCGCTGCACGTCTCTCCCGGGATGGAGCGTTTCCTCGACGAGTCGCGCGGCGACCTGGTCGGCTTCGCCCATGACGCCATCGACCGCGGCGCCGACCTCGTGCTCGCGCACGGACCGCACGTGCCGAGGGGGCTGGAGCTTTACCGCGGCAGGCTGATCGCCTACAGCCTCGGCAACTTCGCCACCTGCGGCGGGGTGAGCGTTGCCGGGGAGAGCGGCTACGCCCCGCTCATCACCGCCGAGCTTGCCGCCGACGGCTCCTTCGTTGCCGGGAGCATCGAGTCGTTTCGGCAGTCTTTCGGCACCGGTCCGCGCCCCGACCCGAAGCGGCGCGCCCTGCGCCTGATGCGCAGGCTCTCGGCCGAGGATTTTCCGGACTCCCCCATCGTCTTCGGGGAGCGGGGAGCGCTCGGCGTAAGGCGATAA